In Haloarcula salinisoli, one genomic interval encodes:
- a CDS encoding CARDB domain-containing protein: MRSLPASPRALRAVALSLLLVVSAAAFGTAAVGSAAAADARVTLTDTTVTPATPTAGAPITAETTLRLSAGSDTSMTVDEVRVVDPSDGDAVLGTATDLGRLSPGETLDVPVTFTVNESGSRDLQLVAVGTDSDGDRTEATRPLTVGVEPGAPQVEVETDQVVAGAESTVQATVSNPTTAPLRGVEVTVAGGESRQTVPTLAAGASETVNLTAVVPDTGDGTVEVRTRYITPNGVERESVTSAPVTVESLSTDVGIRVQRPQNDDTQQAAGDLTGLLGGGGSSALQSQSESEDGSSGDRVDVTVTNFGNTPVDEVVLTAEDSDGARLSSVGRFALADTLSPGDETTVTVDLSRVQSTDGVRFVASYESPEGRSETALRYGYRAQRGKARLTGLDVSVTEGGRVTVDGNLANVGDGEVTSAVVAVQPAEGLQPAYPQRDYFVGTVDASSFAPFELTAQADVENATQVPIQVTYAVDGEQVTRNATVPLPPAQSGPGGGPVSPGMALAILLGLAAAAGATVYVTRYR; the protein is encoded by the coding sequence CTCGCGCACTCCGCGCGGTCGCCCTCTCGCTGTTGCTCGTCGTCTCGGCCGCCGCCTTCGGGACGGCGGCGGTCGGTTCGGCCGCCGCTGCCGACGCCCGGGTCACGCTGACCGACACCACGGTCACGCCGGCGACGCCGACCGCCGGCGCGCCCATCACCGCCGAGACGACGCTCCGGCTCTCGGCCGGGAGCGACACGTCGATGACTGTCGACGAAGTCAGGGTCGTCGACCCGAGTGACGGTGACGCGGTGCTGGGGACGGCCACCGACCTCGGCCGTCTCTCACCCGGTGAGACGCTCGACGTTCCCGTCACGTTCACCGTCAACGAGTCCGGGTCACGGGACCTCCAGCTGGTCGCCGTCGGGACCGACAGCGACGGGGACCGAACCGAGGCGACCCGGCCCCTGACCGTCGGCGTCGAGCCCGGGGCCCCACAGGTCGAAGTCGAGACCGACCAGGTCGTCGCCGGCGCGGAGTCGACCGTGCAGGCGACCGTCTCGAACCCGACCACGGCACCGCTTCGCGGGGTCGAGGTGACCGTGGCCGGCGGTGAGAGTCGACAAACGGTACCGACGCTCGCTGCGGGGGCGTCCGAGACCGTGAACCTCACCGCCGTCGTCCCTGACACCGGTGACGGGACGGTCGAGGTTCGGACGCGGTACATCACGCCCAACGGGGTCGAACGGGAGTCGGTCACCTCGGCCCCGGTGACAGTCGAGTCGCTCAGCACCGACGTGGGTATCCGCGTCCAGCGACCACAGAACGACGACACCCAGCAGGCCGCCGGGGACCTCACGGGGCTGCTGGGCGGGGGCGGTTCGAGTGCGCTCCAGTCCCAGTCCGAGTCGGAGGACGGGTCGAGCGGTGACCGCGTCGACGTGACGGTGACGAACTTCGGCAACACACCCGTCGACGAGGTCGTGCTCACCGCCGAGGATAGCGACGGGGCCCGGCTGAGTTCCGTCGGTCGGTTCGCGCTCGCGGACACGCTCTCCCCCGGCGATGAGACGACGGTCACTGTCGACCTCTCTCGCGTCCAGTCGACCGACGGCGTCCGCTTCGTCGCGAGCTACGAGTCGCCCGAGGGTCGGTCGGAGACCGCCCTGCGCTACGGCTACCGCGCCCAGCGCGGCAAGGCGAGGCTCACCGGCCTCGACGTGAGCGTCACCGAGGGCGGCCGCGTCACCGTCGACGGGAACCTCGCCAACGTCGGTGACGGCGAGGTGACCAGTGCCGTCGTCGCCGTCCAGCCCGCCGAGGGCCTCCAGCCGGCCTATCCACAGCGGGACTACTTCGTCGGCACCGTCGACGCCAGTTCCTTCGCTCCCTTCGAGTTGACCGCCCAGGCCGACGTGGAAAACGCGACCCAGGTACCTATCCAGGTGACCTACGCCGTCGACGGAGAGCAGGTCACCCGGAACGCGACCGTCCCGTTGCCACCGGCCCAGAGCGGCCCGGGCGGTGGCCCGGTCTCGCCCGGGATGGCACTCGCGATACTCCTCGGGCTGGCCGCTGCTGCCGGCGCAACCGTCTACGTCACCCGCTACCGATGA
- a CDS encoding ABC transporter ATP-binding protein: MSFEPLQRTAPPLALVDVTKRYESGGGGAVTALSHVDFAVASGEVVAVVGPSGSGKSTMLNLLGLLDEPTEGSVELRGETTAGLSEAERTDARRESLGFVFQDFHLLPTLSAVENVRLPTAFLPGDATERARELLELVGLGDRLDHTPDELSGGQKQRVAIARALVNEPDVLLADEPTGNLDRDTGTAILEEIRRITDEAGVGVVAVTHDDLVTDYADRTVELVDGVLRDV, encoded by the coding sequence ATGAGCTTCGAACCGCTCCAGCGAACGGCCCCGCCGCTCGCGCTGGTCGACGTGACCAAACGCTACGAGAGCGGTGGCGGTGGGGCGGTCACCGCGCTGTCTCACGTCGATTTCGCCGTCGCGAGCGGCGAGGTCGTCGCCGTCGTCGGCCCCAGCGGGAGCGGCAAGTCCACGATGCTGAATTTGCTGGGCCTGCTGGACGAACCGACCGAGGGTAGCGTCGAGCTGCGGGGCGAAACGACCGCGGGACTCTCCGAGGCCGAACGGACCGACGCCCGGCGGGAGTCCCTGGGCTTTGTCTTCCAGGACTTTCACCTCCTGCCGACGCTGTCGGCCGTCGAGAACGTCCGGCTCCCGACGGCCTTCCTCCCCGGTGACGCCACCGAGCGGGCCCGGGAGCTGCTCGAACTCGTCGGCCTGGGCGACCGGCTCGACCACACGCCCGACGAGCTCTCGGGCGGCCAGAAACAGCGCGTCGCCATCGCGCGGGCGCTGGTCAACGAGCCCGACGTGTTGCTGGCCGACGAGCCGACGGGCAATCTCGACCGGGACACCGGCACCGCTATCTTAGAGGAGATTCGCCGCATCACCGACGAGGCCGGCGTCGGCGTCGTCGCCGTCACCCACGACGACCTCGTCACCGACTACGCCGATCGGACCGTAGAACTCGTCGACGGGGTGTTGCGCGATGTCTGA
- a CDS encoding ABC transporter permease, whose amino-acid sequence MSDRRFPALSLATRNLSRQRLRAALAALGIVIGVFAVVTLGLLGNALSVAAQEELGGLGDQVIVSPAEESGRETLDSRDVAAVRRAADGRGTVVPLQSTGGTVRGTGGQSFAQIYGTENPQALFGNGSGAVPSSHRQGALVGSGLADDLNLRPGSTITVEQNEYRVVGVLPPVEGISPLQPDSAVVLPPSEFASDGVSQVVVRANSPEDARAVAGGVRDQLNSRQQRVSVFSLTSVLDRISEFFNLLNGFLLAIAGISLVVAGVSIFNVMLMTVAERRGEIGVLRAVGIHRKQVLRTLLVEATLLGVVGGAVGALLGTATVVVVATQTELPLWAVLQPGNVFVPLGAFAFGVLIALVGGLYPAYRAAWEPPVEALRG is encoded by the coding sequence ATGTCTGACCGGCGGTTCCCCGCGCTCTCGCTCGCGACCCGGAACCTCTCGCGCCAGCGGCTCCGGGCGGCCCTGGCGGCGCTTGGCATCGTCATCGGCGTCTTCGCCGTCGTGACGCTTGGCCTGCTGGGCAACGCCCTCTCGGTGGCCGCACAGGAGGAACTGGGCGGGCTGGGCGACCAGGTCATCGTCAGCCCGGCCGAGGAGAGCGGGCGCGAGACGCTGGATAGCCGCGACGTGGCGGCGGTCCGGCGGGCCGCCGACGGCCGGGGCACCGTCGTCCCGCTGCAGTCGACCGGCGGGACGGTCCGGGGGACCGGGGGGCAGTCGTTCGCCCAGATATACGGCACCGAGAACCCACAGGCTCTCTTTGGCAACGGCAGCGGCGCCGTCCCCTCGTCCCACCGCCAGGGCGCGCTCGTCGGGTCGGGCCTCGCCGACGACCTGAACCTCCGACCGGGCAGTACTATCACCGTCGAGCAAAACGAGTACCGCGTCGTCGGCGTCCTCCCCCCGGTCGAGGGCATCTCGCCGCTCCAGCCCGACTCCGCGGTCGTGCTCCCGCCCAGTGAGTTCGCCAGCGACGGCGTCTCGCAGGTGGTCGTCCGCGCGAACTCCCCCGAAGACGCTCGCGCGGTCGCGGGTGGGGTCCGCGACCAGCTCAACAGCCGCCAGCAGCGGGTCAGCGTCTTCTCGCTGACGAGCGTGCTCGACCGCATCTCGGAATTTTTCAACCTGCTGAACGGCTTCTTGCTGGCTATCGCCGGTATCTCGCTGGTCGTCGCCGGCGTCAGCATCTTCAACGTGATGCTGATGACCGTCGCCGAGCGCCGCGGTGAGATTGGGGTGCTTCGCGCCGTCGGCATCCACCGCAAGCAGGTCCTCAGGACGCTGCTCGTCGAGGCGACGCTGCTGGGAGTGGTCGGCGGGGCCGTGGGCGCCTTGCTGGGGACCGCGACCGTCGTCGTGGTGGCGACACAGACCGAACTGCCGCTGTGGGCCGTCCTCCAGCCCGGCAACGTCTTCGTTCCCCTCGGTGCCTTCGCATTCGGCGTCCTCATCGCACTCGTCGGGGGGCTGTATCCCGCCTATCGCGCCGCCTGGGAGCCGCCCGTCGAAGCGCTTCGGGGGTGA
- a CDS encoding Mut7-C RNAse domain-containing protein has protein sequence MAKGEPLVLDAMLGKLATYLRMCGYDTAYALDRDAEADEALLALAETEGRRLVTRDEGLARQVDDAVLLTRRDVPDQLRELAAAGFDLELSPEPAHCGTCNAPVERVDRTEPTPEYAPDPAETDIWRCRDCGQHFWKGSHWNDVAETLADV, from the coding sequence ATGGCTAAAGGGGAGCCCCTCGTGCTGGACGCGATGCTGGGGAAGCTGGCGACGTACCTGCGGATGTGTGGCTACGACACCGCTTACGCGCTGGACCGCGACGCCGAGGCCGACGAGGCCCTGCTCGCGCTGGCCGAGACCGAGGGCCGGCGGCTGGTGACCCGCGACGAGGGACTGGCCCGGCAAGTCGACGACGCCGTCCTGCTCACGAGACGGGACGTACCCGACCAGCTGCGGGAGCTGGCCGCGGCCGGGTTCGACCTGGAGCTGTCGCCCGAACCCGCCCACTGTGGCACCTGCAACGCGCCCGTCGAACGCGTCGACCGCACCGAGCCGACGCCCGAATACGCGCCCGACCCCGCAGAGACGGACATCTGGCGCTGCCGAGACTGCGGGCAACACTTCTGGAAAGGGAGCCACTGGAACGACGTGGCCGAGACGCTCGCTGACGTGTAG
- the polX gene encoding DNA polymerase/3'-5' exonuclease PolX: MSRNDEIATLLEEFADLLDAKGVEYKPRAYRRAAENIRDHPGDIEGLAAEGAEAVGEIDGVGDAISSKVVEYFETGEIEELGELREELPVDMAALTAVEGVGPKTVGSLYEELGITTLDELEAAAEAGEIQDIKGFGAKTEQNILDNIEFAREAHARTLLGTAHPYGEQARQYVADIDAVERCALGGSLRRWRPTIGDVDVLVGSAEGERVVDAFTDWPEVEGVIEAGETKASVRAGGLRVDLRVVVPEEFGAALQYFTGSKDHNVAVRNRAIERDLKVNEYGVFDVSEVGDEEDHQRAGERVAGETEEGVYEALDMAWVPPEMRENRGEVAAAADGDLPDLLVEADVRGDLHTHSEWSDGGNTVAEMVEGAAVFGHDYIAITDHATGPGMVGGVGIDDETLREQVAEVESVASEADIDVFSGVEANIAADGEISVADDVLAELDLVVASPHAALDGDGTDRLVAAAEHPEVDIIGHPTGRYLNRRSGLDVDIDRLATAAADAGTALEVNASPARLDLDGYAVKAAVDAGATIAIDTDAHSPGSFEQITYGVHTARRGWAEAGDVLNTRSADELREFLDG, translated from the coding sequence ATGAGCCGAAACGACGAAATCGCCACGCTGCTCGAGGAGTTCGCCGACCTGCTGGACGCAAAGGGGGTAGAGTACAAGCCACGGGCCTACCGCCGGGCCGCGGAGAACATCCGCGACCACCCCGGCGACATCGAGGGACTGGCCGCCGAAGGGGCCGAGGCCGTCGGCGAGATAGATGGGGTCGGCGACGCCATCTCCTCGAAGGTCGTCGAGTACTTCGAGACGGGGGAAATCGAGGAACTGGGCGAACTCCGCGAGGAACTCCCCGTCGACATGGCCGCGCTGACCGCCGTCGAGGGCGTCGGGCCCAAGACCGTCGGCTCGCTGTACGAGGAACTCGGTATCACGACGCTCGACGAACTCGAAGCCGCCGCCGAAGCGGGGGAGATACAGGATATCAAGGGCTTCGGCGCGAAGACCGAACAGAACATCCTCGACAACATCGAGTTCGCCCGCGAAGCCCACGCTCGCACGCTGCTCGGGACGGCCCACCCCTACGGCGAGCAGGCCAGGCAGTACGTCGCCGATATCGACGCCGTCGAGCGCTGTGCGCTGGGCGGGTCGCTGCGGCGCTGGCGACCCACCATCGGCGACGTGGACGTGCTGGTCGGGAGTGCCGAGGGGGAGCGCGTCGTCGACGCCTTCACCGACTGGCCAGAAGTCGAGGGCGTCATCGAGGCCGGCGAGACCAAGGCCTCGGTCCGGGCCGGCGGCCTCCGGGTCGATTTGCGGGTCGTGGTGCCCGAGGAGTTCGGCGCGGCGCTGCAGTATTTCACCGGCAGCAAGGACCACAACGTCGCGGTCCGGAACCGCGCCATCGAACGGGACCTGAAGGTCAACGAGTACGGCGTCTTCGATGTGTCCGAGGTCGGCGACGAAGAGGACCACCAGCGGGCCGGCGAGCGCGTCGCGGGCGAGACAGAGGAGGGCGTCTACGAGGCGCTGGACATGGCGTGGGTACCCCCCGAGATGCGCGAGAACCGCGGCGAAGTGGCGGCGGCCGCCGACGGCGACCTGCCGGACCTGCTGGTCGAGGCCGACGTTCGCGGCGACCTCCACACCCACAGCGAGTGGTCCGACGGGGGCAACACCGTCGCGGAGATGGTCGAGGGCGCCGCCGTGTTCGGCCACGACTACATCGCGATTACGGACCACGCCACCGGCCCGGGAATGGTCGGCGGCGTCGGCATCGACGACGAGACCCTGCGCGAGCAAGTAGCCGAAGTGGAGTCGGTCGCGAGCGAAGCCGACATCGACGTCTTCAGCGGCGTCGAGGCCAACATCGCCGCGGACGGCGAGATTTCGGTGGCCGACGACGTGCTGGCCGAGCTGGACCTGGTGGTCGCCTCGCCCCACGCCGCGCTGGACGGCGACGGCACGGACCGGCTGGTCGCGGCGGCCGAACACCCCGAGGTCGACATCATCGGCCATCCGACGGGTCGCTACCTCAACCGCCGCAGCGGGCTGGACGTCGATATCGACCGACTTGCGACGGCGGCCGCCGACGCCGGCACCGCTCTGGAGGTCAACGCCAGCCCCGCCCGGCTGGACCTGGACGGCTACGCGGTCAAGGCGGCCGTCGACGCCGGCGCGACCATCGCTATCGACACCGACGCCCACAGCCCGGGGAGCTTCGAGCAGATAACCTACGGCGTCCACACGGCCCGGCGCGGGTGGGCCGAGGCCGGAGACGTGCTCAACACCCGCTCGGCTGACGAACTGCGGGAGTTCCTCGATGGCTAA
- a CDS encoding DUF5788 family protein, giving the protein MQEFERKQLLERIEREGATVGVTIPDEITVQGERIDLQSFVFEIKRRETVPRGERERVTEAKKNLRRERLQRKQRLEDGELSYAEGEELVEAIIGIDRALNALEQLGPANLEDEAKAQETADKKRWMSFLRKALGHEDADSGTGRASRGRR; this is encoded by the coding sequence GTGCAAGAGTTCGAGCGCAAACAACTGCTAGAGCGCATCGAACGGGAGGGTGCGACCGTCGGTGTGACAATCCCCGACGAGATCACCGTCCAGGGCGAGCGCATCGACCTGCAGTCGTTCGTCTTCGAAATCAAGCGCAGGGAGACGGTGCCACGCGGCGAGCGCGAGCGAGTCACCGAGGCGAAGAAGAACCTCCGCCGGGAGCGACTCCAGCGCAAGCAACGACTGGAAGACGGTGAGCTGAGCTACGCCGAGGGCGAGGAACTCGTCGAGGCCATCATCGGTATCGACCGGGCGCTGAACGCCCTCGAACAGCTCGGGCCGGCGAATCTCGAGGACGAGGCGAAGGCACAGGAGACGGCCGACAAGAAACGCTGGATGTCCTTCCTGCGGAAGGCGCTGGGCCACGAGGACGCCGATTCGGGGACCGGCCGGGCCAGCAGGGGGCGGCGATGA